Proteins co-encoded in one Xanthomonas campestris pv. badrii genomic window:
- a CDS encoding alpha/beta hydrolase family protein: MEAKLSSIDIAVDQDALSGTLLTPTGIPAVLFVHGWGGSQHHNLVRAREAVGLGCICLTFDLRGHEGHASMRQTVTRAQNLQDILAAYDQLAGLPYVDPQSIAVVGLSYGGYLSALLTRERPVEWLALRSPALYKDAQWDQPKVSLNADPELMAYRQRVLTPGDNIALAACAAYTGDVLLVEAQDDVIVPHPVLRNYANAFTNARSLTSRVIAGADHALSAKEHQQQYTRALIDWLTEMVVGRRIALAKEVVAARKQMLQQQDKTTASSGPDALAFRGDIRAVEASPD; this comes from the coding sequence ATGGAAGCCAAACTTTCCAGTATCGACATTGCTGTCGATCAAGACGCATTGAGTGGCACCTTGCTGACGCCGACCGGGATTCCGGCGGTATTGTTCGTGCACGGGTGGGGTGGCAGCCAACACCACAACCTGGTGCGCGCACGTGAGGCGGTCGGCCTGGGGTGTATCTGCCTCACCTTCGATCTGCGCGGCCACGAAGGCCATGCGTCGATGCGGCAGACGGTGACGCGTGCGCAGAACCTGCAGGACATCCTTGCCGCCTACGATCAATTGGCGGGTCTGCCGTACGTGGATCCGCAGTCGATCGCGGTGGTCGGCCTGAGCTATGGCGGCTACCTCTCCGCCTTGCTGACGCGCGAACGACCGGTGGAATGGCTGGCGTTGCGCTCGCCTGCGCTCTACAAGGATGCGCAATGGGACCAGCCCAAGGTGAGCCTCAATGCCGATCCGGAGTTGATGGCCTACCGACAGCGTGTGCTGACGCCTGGCGATAACATCGCCCTGGCGGCCTGCGCGGCGTACACCGGCGACGTGTTGCTGGTGGAAGCGCAGGACGATGTCATCGTGCCGCACCCGGTGTTGCGCAACTATGCCAACGCGTTTACCAACGCGCGCTCGCTGACATCGCGGGTAATCGCTGGTGCCGACCATGCACTCAGTGCCAAGGAACATCAGCAGCAGTACACCCGCGCCTTGATCGATTGGTTGACCGAGATGGTGGTGGGGCGCCGCATTGCGCTGGCCAAGGAAGTGGTGGCAGCACGCAAGCAGATGCTGCAGCAGCAGGACAAGACAACGGCCTCATCGGGACCGGATGCGCTCGCATTTCGAGGCGATATCCGCGCAGTGGAAGCATCGCCCGACTGA
- a CDS encoding DUF3182 family protein produces the protein MADQRYEQVLGHTTRDVDARGHERATHAWVCSEIARLLGVPNAGLAGDTPPEQRNGPRTLHVPDDTLTTEQARALGVREVDGLLGGIVPHAFVATKVIGHPLVNAAAARVAGWDQALADALVPATLAGYTVFSQADAVQALAHLLPDGGVRLKLPTGVGGSGQWRIADTAQLLQVLGTLPGAYLQTHGAVLERNILQPLTHSVGELCVAGIQIAYHGTQCSVSNAEGDEVYGGSSLHVHRGSLEALLSTPLTPLHRRVVEQACRYDRLVAAAYPGLHISRRNYDVVSGADAHAGQVCGVLEQSWRIGGATPAELAAIARFQQHPALHWVHASTHEIYEGQPPADAQVYYRAMRPGPGPRFKYRRIVAD, from the coding sequence ATGGCAGATCAGCGCTATGAGCAGGTACTGGGGCACACCACGCGCGATGTGGATGCGCGGGGGCACGAACGTGCCACGCATGCCTGGGTGTGCAGTGAGATCGCGCGTTTGCTGGGCGTACCCAATGCGGGCTTGGCAGGCGATACGCCGCCGGAACAGCGCAACGGGCCCCGCACGCTGCATGTACCCGACGATACCCTGACCACCGAGCAGGCACGCGCGCTGGGCGTGCGTGAAGTCGACGGACTGCTGGGCGGCATCGTGCCGCATGCGTTCGTGGCCACCAAGGTGATTGGCCACCCGTTGGTCAACGCAGCCGCCGCACGCGTTGCCGGTTGGGACCAGGCACTGGCCGATGCGCTGGTTCCGGCCACCTTGGCAGGCTACACGGTGTTCTCGCAGGCCGACGCGGTGCAGGCGCTGGCACACCTGCTGCCAGATGGCGGTGTCCGCCTGAAACTGCCTACCGGCGTGGGCGGCAGCGGGCAATGGCGGATCGCCGACACTGCGCAGTTGTTGCAGGTGCTGGGTACCTTGCCCGGTGCGTATCTGCAGACCCACGGTGCAGTGCTGGAGCGCAATATCCTGCAGCCGCTGACGCACAGCGTGGGCGAACTCTGCGTGGCCGGCATCCAGATCGCCTACCACGGCACCCAATGCAGCGTAAGTAACGCCGAGGGCGATGAGGTGTATGGTGGATCGTCGCTGCATGTGCATCGCGGATCGCTGGAAGCGCTGCTGTCCACGCCGCTGACACCCCTGCACCGGCGCGTGGTGGAGCAGGCATGCCGCTACGACCGCCTGGTCGCCGCCGCGTATCCTGGGCTGCACATCTCACGCCGCAACTATGATGTGGTGAGTGGTGCAGATGCGCATGCCGGGCAGGTCTGCGGTGTGCTGGAGCAATCCTGGCGGATTGGCGGTGCGACACCGGCCGAGCTGGCGGCAATTGCCAGGTTTCAGCAGCACCCTGCGCTGCACTGGGTTCACGCGTCCACGCACGAAATCTACGAAGGCCAACCGCCGGCCGATGCACAAGTGTATTACCGTGCAATGCGGCCCGGCCCCGGGCCGCGCTTCAAATATCGGAGGATAGTCGCCGACTGA
- a CDS encoding DUF4142 domain-containing protein: MKSTLVAASLLAMLALTACYRPGGDTSRTAPAVSPEPTAAPVSGSGATELAKGDGGALGVLAAIDENEIALAKQAVGQDLGGATAQFAEQMLHDHESNLEKTKALGAKDSPRAEAMRAKGKAAVDALSKTLTLPDGKDAYRNAFMRTMVSDHGDTIKILDAELLPAAESAPVKQHLEETRRVVSAHFERAHAVSSSR, encoded by the coding sequence ATGAAATCCACTCTCGTTGCTGCTTCGTTGCTGGCCATGCTGGCCCTTACCGCCTGCTATCGTCCCGGTGGCGACACCTCGCGCACCGCACCGGCGGTATCGCCGGAACCGACCGCCGCGCCAGTCAGTGGCAGTGGCGCGACCGAACTGGCAAAGGGCGACGGCGGGGCGCTGGGCGTGCTGGCTGCGATCGACGAAAACGAGATTGCCCTGGCCAAGCAGGCTGTCGGGCAGGATCTGGGCGGCGCCACTGCCCAGTTCGCCGAACAGATGCTGCACGACCATGAATCCAACCTCGAAAAGACCAAGGCGCTGGGTGCCAAGGACAGCCCGCGTGCCGAGGCGATGCGTGCCAAGGGCAAGGCTGCAGTGGACGCCCTGTCCAAGACGCTGACCCTGCCCGACGGCAAGGATGCCTACCGTAACGCCTTCATGCGCACCATGGTCAGCGACCATGGCGACACCATCAAGATCCTCGATGCGGAGCTTCTGCCCGCCGCCGAGAGCGCGCCGGTCAAGCAGCACCTGGAAGAGACCCGCCGTGTGGTGTCGGCCCACTTCGAACGCGCCCACGCCGTGTCGTCGTCGCGCTAA
- a CDS encoding TIGR01777 family oxidoreductase has product MRLLITGGTGFIGQALCPALLHAGHQVSVLTRDPRRAGRVLPGVAAVETLDVVQAEAVINLAGEPLAAGRWTASRKQRFGDSRLGITRQLHDWIARQSPEQRPSVLISGSAVGYYGERGDTALTETDSAGDDFSALLCRDWEAEATRIGALGPRVSVVRTGIVLDRDGGALARMLPAFRFGGGGPFGDGRHWMSWIHRADMVALLVWLLQHGQSGAYNATAPEPVTNAQFARTLATVLHRPALLALPAGLLRLGFGEMAELLLVSQRVLPQRALDAGFGFQYTQLDAALRAILKR; this is encoded by the coding sequence ATGCGTTTGCTCATCACCGGCGGCACCGGCTTCATCGGCCAGGCCCTGTGCCCGGCGTTGCTGCATGCCGGCCACCAGGTCAGTGTGCTGACCCGCGATCCGCGCCGTGCCGGCCGCGTCCTGCCCGGCGTCGCCGCGGTGGAGACGCTGGACGTGGTGCAGGCCGAGGCGGTCATCAACCTGGCGGGCGAACCGCTGGCCGCCGGGCGCTGGACCGCCTCACGCAAGCAGCGCTTCGGCGACTCGCGGCTTGGCATCACCCGCCAGCTGCACGACTGGATCGCACGGCAATCGCCCGAGCAGCGTCCCTCGGTCCTCATCTCGGGCTCGGCGGTGGGCTATTACGGCGAACGTGGCGACACCGCACTGACCGAGACCGATAGTGCCGGCGATGACTTTTCAGCGCTGCTGTGCCGCGACTGGGAAGCCGAAGCCACTCGTATCGGCGCGCTCGGTCCCCGGGTGAGCGTGGTACGTACCGGCATCGTGCTGGACCGCGATGGCGGCGCACTGGCGCGCATGCTGCCGGCATTTCGTTTCGGCGGTGGCGGGCCGTTCGGCGATGGCAGGCACTGGATGAGCTGGATCCACCGCGCCGACATGGTCGCGCTGCTGGTCTGGTTGCTGCAGCACGGGCAGTCTGGCGCCTACAACGCCACCGCACCCGAGCCGGTCACCAATGCACAGTTCGCCCGCACGCTGGCCACGGTACTGCATCGCCCGGCACTGCTGGCGCTGCCGGCCGGGCTGCTGCGGCTGGGTTTTGGCGAAATGGCAGAGCTGCTGCTGGTCAGCCAGCGGGTGCTGCCGCAGCGCGCGCTCGATGCCGGGTTCGGCTTCCAGTACACGCAGCTGGACGCTGCCCTGCGCGCCATCCTGAAACGCTGA
- a CDS encoding histidine biosynthesis protein HisIE, whose product MSNGNGVTATLSDAVESVKSSATKLTDTLVSTTSDAVSSAQDAAGTAVEEVKTRVAKARKAVVTAEQRVAEKAGEAAGAVKRRVVSTKRSLSATKDAAKDKLVATKDAAKQKLVSTKNAAKQKLSSTSAAAKKKIATTKAATRQKLETAKANAKAEAAALTAKTAAKKAARKTAVATVGARTAAKKAAATSAAAKKSAAKSLAKKAPAAKQTATRQAAVKKAPLKKTATKTALKKAAKVTKAPATRAVAKTTAARKAVGKKAAKRVTR is encoded by the coding sequence ATGAGCAATGGCAATGGTGTGACGGCAACCCTGTCCGATGCCGTCGAGAGCGTAAAGAGCAGCGCAACCAAACTGACCGACACCCTCGTCAGCACCACCAGCGATGCGGTCAGCAGTGCGCAGGACGCGGCCGGTACCGCGGTGGAAGAGGTCAAGACGCGGGTCGCCAAGGCACGCAAGGCGGTGGTCACGGCCGAGCAGCGCGTGGCCGAGAAGGCCGGCGAAGCGGCCGGCGCCGTCAAGCGCCGCGTGGTCAGCACCAAGCGCTCGTTGAGCGCGACCAAGGACGCTGCCAAGGACAAGCTGGTGGCCACCAAGGATGCAGCCAAGCAGAAGCTTGTCTCGACCAAGAACGCCGCCAAGCAGAAGCTGAGCAGCACCAGTGCCGCGGCCAAGAAGAAGATTGCCACCACCAAGGCCGCTACCAGGCAGAAGCTGGAGACCGCCAAGGCCAACGCCAAGGCCGAAGCCGCTGCACTGACGGCCAAGACCGCAGCCAAGAAAGCTGCGCGCAAGACTGCCGTGGCGACGGTGGGTGCGCGCACGGCGGCCAAGAAGGCGGCTGCCACATCCGCAGCGGCGAAAAAGTCGGCGGCCAAGAGCCTGGCCAAGAAGGCGCCGGCAGCCAAGCAGACTGCCACCAGGCAGGCTGCGGTCAAGAAAGCACCGCTGAAGAAGACGGCGACCAAGACGGCCTTGAAGAAGGCGGCCAAGGTGACCAAGGCCCCGGCCACGCGTGCAGTGGCCAAGACCACCGCCGCCCGCAAGGCCGTGGGCAAGAAAGCCGCCAAGCGCGTCACGCGCTGA
- a CDS encoding Do family serine endopeptidase yields the protein MRPLPTLLTLSLAAAFGGFAATGINAWLDNRAEATPAGTVPFSLPTSAALPAAVAGQPVPSLAPMLQQAMPAVVSVNTKQVVRVRNPFFDDPILRRLFPQIPQDRINESLGSGVIIDAQKGYVLTNHHVIENADDVQVTLGDGRTVKADFIGSDADTDIALIRIKADKLTDIKLADSNALRVGDFVVAIGNPFGFTQTVTSGIVSAVGRSGIRGLGYQNFIQTDASINPGNSGGALVNLQGQLVGINTASFNPQGSMAGNIGLGLAIPSNLARNVVEQLVTKGVVVRGTLGLETQNLTQDMVRGLGVDSLRGALVTRVLPGSAAAAAGVQPGDVVVGANDQRVDSAEALHNYEGLQAVGSAVTLDIRRDGKPLKLKTTLKEQDRAVTGDMLDPRLSGATFVDLPESLRQSGITGVMVSEVKRGGRAAANGLVSGDVIVASSVGEFADLASWRANFQRKPQQLVVRILRGNAQYDALMR from the coding sequence ATGCGACCGCTTCCCACCTTGCTGACGCTTTCCCTGGCCGCCGCGTTTGGCGGCTTCGCTGCGACCGGCATCAATGCCTGGCTGGACAACCGCGCCGAGGCCACGCCAGCCGGCACTGTGCCCTTTAGCCTGCCGACGTCCGCCGCCTTGCCCGCGGCGGTCGCCGGCCAGCCGGTGCCCTCGCTGGCGCCGATGCTGCAACAGGCGATGCCGGCGGTGGTCAGCGTCAACACCAAGCAGGTGGTGCGGGTCCGCAACCCGTTCTTCGACGATCCCATCCTGCGCCGACTGTTCCCGCAGATACCGCAGGACCGCATCAACGAGTCGCTGGGGTCGGGGGTGATCATCGATGCGCAGAAGGGCTACGTGCTGACCAACCACCACGTGATCGAAAACGCCGACGACGTGCAGGTGACGCTGGGCGACGGCCGTACCGTCAAGGCCGACTTCATCGGCTCCGATGCCGACACCGATATCGCGTTGATCCGCATCAAGGCCGACAAGCTCACCGACATCAAGCTGGCCGACAGCAATGCGCTGCGCGTGGGCGATTTTGTGGTGGCGATCGGCAACCCGTTCGGGTTCACCCAGACCGTCACCTCCGGCATCGTGTCGGCCGTTGGGCGTAGCGGGATTCGCGGGCTGGGCTACCAGAACTTCATCCAGACCGACGCTTCGATCAATCCGGGCAATTCCGGCGGTGCGCTGGTGAATCTGCAGGGCCAGCTGGTGGGCATCAATACCGCCAGCTTCAATCCGCAGGGCAGCATGGCCGGCAATATCGGGCTGGGCCTGGCGATTCCCTCCAACCTGGCGCGTAACGTGGTCGAGCAATTGGTGACCAAGGGCGTGGTGGTGCGTGGCACCCTGGGCCTGGAAACCCAGAACCTCACCCAGGACATGGTGCGTGGGCTGGGCGTGGATTCGCTGCGTGGCGCGCTGGTAACGCGCGTGTTGCCGGGCTCGGCCGCTGCCGCTGCCGGCGTGCAGCCAGGCGATGTGGTGGTGGGCGCCAACGACCAGCGCGTGGACAGCGCCGAAGCCTTGCACAATTACGAAGGTCTGCAGGCGGTGGGCAGTGCGGTGACGCTGGATATCCGTCGCGACGGCAAGCCGCTCAAGCTCAAGACCACCTTGAAGGAACAGGATCGCGCAGTGACCGGCGACATGCTGGACCCGCGCCTGAGCGGGGCCACCTTCGTGGACCTGCCCGAATCGCTGCGGCAGTCCGGCATCACCGGGGTGATGGTCAGCGAGGTCAAACGCGGTGGACGCGCCGCAGCCAACGGCCTGGTCTCTGGCGATGTCATCGTGGCCAGCAGCGTGGGCGAGTTCGCCGACCTCGCCAGCTGGCGTGCCAATTTCCAGCGCAAGCCACAGCAGCTGGTGGTGCGCATTTTGCGTGGCAACGCGCAATACGACGCGCTCATGCGTTGA
- a CDS encoding phage holin family protein, which produces MSDQASTAGDSGAPHARPDTPGLDESVRAVGAAGRATLGSAKDTSRALRRLVSADLQLARSAFGRGLAWACVAVVFGASSWLLLAGAIIALLQRAGLSWFQAMFFTALASLLVTAIAAWRVFFYFDHTGMNATRRQLVKLGIFDDSSDDEPSTAPASGGHP; this is translated from the coding sequence GTGAGCGATCAGGCCTCTACAGCGGGCGATTCCGGCGCGCCACACGCGCGCCCTGACACACCGGGACTGGATGAAAGCGTGCGTGCGGTCGGTGCTGCCGGTCGCGCCACGCTGGGCTCGGCCAAGGACACCAGCCGCGCATTGCGTCGGCTGGTGTCGGCGGATCTACAGCTGGCACGCAGCGCGTTTGGGCGTGGCCTGGCCTGGGCCTGCGTTGCCGTGGTCTTCGGTGCCTCGTCCTGGTTGTTGCTGGCCGGCGCCATCATTGCCCTGCTGCAGCGTGCCGGCCTGTCATGGTTCCAGGCGATGTTCTTCACCGCGTTGGCGAGTCTGCTGGTCACGGCCATCGCGGCATGGCGGGTGTTCTTCTACTTCGATCACACCGGCATGAATGCAACGCGCCGTCAGCTGGTCAAGCTGGGCATCTTCGATGACAGCAGCGACGACGAGCCTTCGACAGCACCTGCCAGTGGAGGACACCCATGA
- a CDS encoding AI-2E family transporter — translation MSVSVESLDPAAPAESLPPPPAPRPRAPASLVVLATLAVGYTLWAAQTIILPIMLAAFFALIGNPILRGLRKLYVPRFLGALMVLCLGLAGTAALAAQLAGPAAEWVQQAPRQMRQIARDVRDFTKPVMQANQAAENFARAAGGEGQRGVQIVRTQMDDPYKALVRTPKLAASVLAVVLLTFFFMVYGESLQRHAIALLPNRQQQRFTTEIMLDIEREVSRYVLTISVINTLVGLIFAGILYVLQIPLPEALLWGTVVALLNFAPYVGPLIGVMLMLLMGFVEFRTTLSSLLPAILYLALHTIEGQVVTPIVLGRRMAISPLMLILALMLFGWLWGMVGLLLAVPLLVCIKMVLSRVEGMQRWARLLE, via the coding sequence ATGTCTGTCTCCGTCGAATCGCTGGATCCTGCCGCACCGGCAGAGTCGCTTCCGCCGCCTCCGGCACCGCGTCCGCGCGCGCCTGCCTCACTGGTCGTGCTGGCCACGCTGGCTGTGGGCTACACGCTGTGGGCGGCGCAGACCATCATCCTGCCGATCATGCTGGCAGCGTTCTTCGCGCTGATCGGCAACCCCATCCTGCGCGGACTGCGCAAGCTGTACGTTCCGCGGTTTCTCGGCGCGTTGATGGTGCTGTGCCTGGGCCTGGCGGGCACGGCCGCGCTGGCCGCGCAGCTGGCCGGTCCGGCGGCCGAATGGGTGCAGCAGGCGCCGCGACAGATGCGTCAGATTGCCCGTGACGTGCGCGATTTCACCAAGCCGGTGATGCAGGCCAACCAGGCCGCAGAAAATTTCGCACGCGCCGCCGGTGGCGAAGGCCAGCGCGGCGTGCAGATCGTGCGCACGCAGATGGACGACCCGTACAAAGCCCTGGTGCGCACGCCCAAGCTGGCTGCCTCGGTGCTTGCGGTGGTGCTGCTGACCTTCTTCTTCATGGTCTACGGCGAAAGCCTGCAACGGCATGCGATCGCCCTGTTGCCCAATCGGCAACAGCAACGCTTCACGACCGAGATCATGCTGGACATCGAGCGCGAGGTGTCGCGTTATGTGCTCACCATCAGCGTGATCAACACTCTGGTCGGTCTGATCTTTGCAGGCATCTTGTATGTCCTGCAGATCCCCTTGCCCGAGGCCCTGCTGTGGGGCACGGTGGTGGCGCTCCTGAATTTCGCGCCCTACGTCGGCCCACTGATCGGCGTGATGCTGATGCTGCTGATGGGCTTTGTGGAATTCCGCACCACGTTGTCTTCGCTGCTGCCGGCCATCCTGTACCTGGCGCTGCACACCATCGAAGGCCAGGTCGTCACCCCCATCGTGCTGGGCCGCCGCATGGCGATCTCGCCGCTGATGCTGATCCTGGCGCTGATGCTGTTCGGCTGGCTGTGGGGCATGGTCGGCCTGCTGCTGGCAGTGCCCCTGCTGGTCTGCATCAAGATGGTGCTGAGCCGGGTCGAGGGCATGCAGCGCTGGGCGCGGCTGCTTGAGTAG
- a CDS encoding HAD family hydrolase, with protein MSFLVRAITLDLDDTLWPFAPIGARIDQVVYDWMREHSPVTAERFPVEAMRALRERSFADNPQLHHDLSALRRLTLEMALRESGGDLALVEPAYEVFYAARNQVECYPDALDALARMARHVPVAALSNGNADLQRIGLMHHFAFQLGSREHGSAKPEASIFLAACARLEVPPAQVLHVGDHERMDVLGALDAGLRACWINRDGAQWSHPTQQPDLEFDSLTGLADWLDAQQPHPGAARDGICLPA; from the coding sequence ATGAGCTTTCTCGTCCGCGCCATCACCCTCGACCTCGACGATACGTTGTGGCCTTTCGCACCGATCGGTGCGCGCATCGACCAGGTGGTGTACGACTGGATGCGCGAGCACAGTCCGGTCACCGCCGAGCGCTTTCCGGTCGAGGCCATGCGCGCGCTGCGCGAGCGCAGCTTCGCCGACAACCCGCAGTTGCATCACGACCTGAGCGCGCTGCGCCGGTTGACGCTGGAAATGGCCTTGCGCGAAAGCGGCGGCGATCTGGCGCTGGTGGAGCCGGCCTACGAGGTGTTCTATGCCGCACGCAACCAGGTGGAGTGCTACCCGGATGCGCTCGATGCGCTGGCACGCATGGCCCGGCACGTGCCGGTCGCCGCGCTCAGCAACGGCAATGCCGACCTGCAGCGTATCGGGCTGATGCACCACTTCGCCTTCCAGCTGGGTTCGCGCGAACACGGCAGCGCCAAGCCGGAGGCCAGCATCTTCCTGGCCGCCTGCGCACGCCTGGAGGTACCGCCTGCACAGGTGCTGCATGTGGGCGACCACGAGCGCATGGATGTGCTCGGCGCGCTGGACGCCGGTCTGCGCGCGTGCTGGATCAACCGCGATGGCGCGCAGTGGTCGCACCCGACCCAGCAGCCGGACCTGGAATTCGACAGCCTCACCGGGCTGGCCGATTGGCTGGATGCCCAGCAACCGCACCCCGGCGCCGCGCGCGATGGCATCTGCCTTCCCGCCTGA
- a CDS encoding leucyl aminopeptidase family protein produces the protein MSHLTGFTDPTAAALPLHVLDREGFAHWCAGQPTRVLAWAQAQRFDAAPGSVLLLPDDQGLAGAVIGIGDRADAYAYAHAPMALPPASRWTMATPLDDAEQALLHLGWGLGAYRFARYRNVPRAPAELAATPSAPTRALIEACIRVRDWVNTPTEDMGPEQLEAATRAVAQAHGAQVEAIVGDALLAQNFPTIHAVGRASHRAPRLIQLQWGDAAHPHLVLVGKGVCFDTGGLDLKPADGMRNMKKDMGGAAHALALAGLVMAQQLPVRLTLLIAAVENAVGPNAFRPGEVLTTRAGVTVEVDNTDAEGRLVLCDALSYATEQKPDLILDFATLTGAARIALGPDLPALFANDDALAQAWISAGEQTRDPVWRMPLWRPYLRYLNSHVADMANAGSRMAGAVTAALYLERFVAPGQPWAHLDVYAWNDSDRPGRPAGGEALALRSAFAMLQQRYGG, from the coding sequence ATGTCGCACCTCACCGGTTTCACCGATCCCACCGCCGCCGCGCTGCCGCTGCACGTGCTCGACCGCGAAGGCTTCGCGCACTGGTGCGCCGGGCAGCCCACGCGGGTGCTGGCGTGGGCGCAGGCACAGCGTTTCGATGCTGCGCCTGGCAGCGTCCTGCTGTTGCCGGACGACCAGGGTCTGGCAGGGGCGGTCATCGGGATCGGCGACCGCGCCGATGCCTACGCCTATGCGCATGCGCCGATGGCGTTGCCGCCGGCCAGCCGCTGGACCATGGCGACCCCGCTGGATGACGCCGAGCAGGCGCTGCTGCACCTGGGCTGGGGGCTGGGCGCCTACCGCTTTGCGCGCTACCGCAACGTGCCGCGCGCACCGGCCGAACTGGCGGCCACGCCGTCCGCACCGACGCGCGCGCTGATCGAGGCCTGCATCCGCGTGCGCGACTGGGTCAACACGCCCACCGAAGACATGGGCCCGGAGCAGCTGGAAGCGGCCACCCGTGCAGTGGCGCAGGCCCACGGCGCGCAGGTGGAGGCGATCGTTGGCGATGCGCTGCTGGCGCAGAACTTCCCCACCATCCACGCCGTGGGCCGCGCCTCGCATCGCGCGCCGCGGCTGATCCAGCTGCAGTGGGGCGATGCCGCGCATCCGCACCTGGTGCTGGTCGGCAAGGGTGTGTGCTTCGACACCGGCGGGCTGGACCTCAAGCCCGCCGATGGCATGCGCAACATGAAAAAGGATATGGGCGGCGCCGCCCATGCGCTGGCGCTGGCCGGGCTGGTGATGGCGCAGCAATTGCCGGTTCGGCTCACCTTGCTGATTGCCGCAGTGGAAAACGCCGTAGGCCCGAATGCCTTTCGCCCCGGCGAGGTGCTCACCACCCGCGCCGGCGTCACCGTGGAAGTGGACAACACCGATGCCGAAGGCCGTCTGGTGCTGTGCGATGCACTGAGCTACGCCACCGAGCAAAAGCCCGATCTGATCCTGGATTTCGCCACGCTCACCGGCGCGGCGCGCATCGCGCTGGGCCCGGATCTGCCGGCGTTGTTCGCCAACGACGATGCGCTGGCGCAGGCCTGGATCAGCGCCGGCGAGCAAACCCGCGACCCGGTCTGGCGCATGCCGTTGTGGCGGCCGTACCTGCGCTATCTCAACAGCCATGTGGCCGACATGGCCAATGCCGGCTCGCGCATGGCCGGCGCGGTGACCGCGGCACTGTATCTGGAGCGCTTCGTGGCACCAGGCCAGCCATGGGCGCATCTGGACGTCTACGCCTGGAACGACAGCGACCGCCCGGGCCGCCCCGCCGGTGGCGAAGCGCTGGCGCTGCGCTCGGCGTTTGCGATGCTGCAGCAGCGCTACGGCGGCTGA
- a CDS encoding catalase family peroxidase, protein MTLPPPSPGHTRRPVLPLLGIAAIAGGIAIAFAWTAGWIGGDRLTAARMTDTIESSGPPHPGFRRAHSKGVCVSGQFQSSGKASWLSSARVFGQTSTPVLGRMSIGGGDPHGADGQARVRSMALLLRSDDGQEWRTAMNSFPFFVVATPAGFQALNVASKPDPATGKPDPEKLAAFGKQYPEAAKFQEWAKTAPWSDSWANTQYNGVNAFRAIAADGRERYIRWSMRPHTPFKALSAEQRKQADGDFLATDLDARLAQGPLRWDMVLTVAEPGDAVDDPSQPWPESRKQIVAGTLTLDHAQPQASGPCRDLNYDPLILPKGLAASNDPILAARSSVYSQSFNRREREIASGKGSAATGQGAHQ, encoded by the coding sequence ATGACGTTGCCACCTCCCTCCCCCGGACACACGCGCCGCCCGGTGCTGCCGTTGCTGGGCATTGCTGCCATCGCCGGTGGAATCGCCATCGCCTTTGCCTGGACCGCCGGCTGGATCGGCGGCGACCGGCTCACCGCCGCGCGCATGACCGATACCATCGAATCCAGCGGCCCGCCGCATCCGGGCTTCCGGCGCGCGCATAGCAAGGGCGTGTGCGTGAGCGGGCAGTTCCAGTCCAGCGGCAAGGCGAGCTGGCTGTCGTCGGCGCGGGTCTTCGGCCAGACCAGCACGCCGGTGCTGGGACGCATGTCGATCGGCGGTGGCGACCCGCATGGCGCCGATGGACAGGCGCGCGTGCGCAGCATGGCGCTGCTGCTGCGCAGCGACGACGGGCAGGAGTGGCGCACGGCCATGAACAGCTTTCCGTTCTTCGTGGTGGCCACCCCGGCCGGTTTCCAGGCCTTGAACGTGGCCTCCAAACCCGACCCGGCCACCGGCAAACCGGATCCGGAAAAACTGGCCGCGTTCGGCAAGCAGTATCCGGAGGCCGCCAAGTTCCAGGAGTGGGCCAAGACCGCGCCCTGGTCCGATAGCTGGGCCAATACCCAGTACAACGGCGTCAACGCCTTCCGCGCAATTGCAGCCGACGGACGCGAGCGCTATATCCGCTGGTCGATGCGCCCGCATACGCCGTTCAAGGCATTGAGCGCCGAGCAACGCAAGCAGGCCGATGGCGATTTTCTCGCCACCGACCTGGATGCGCGGCTGGCGCAGGGGCCGTTGCGCTGGGACATGGTGCTGACCGTGGCCGAACCCGGCGATGCGGTGGATGATCCCTCGCAGCCGTGGCCGGAGAGCCGCAAGCAGATCGTGGCCGGCACGCTGACCCTGGATCACGCGCAACCGCAGGCCAGCGGGCCGTGCCGCGATCTGAACTACGATCCGCTGATCCTGCCCAAGGGCCTTGCCGCCTCCAACGACCCGATACTGGCCGCGCGCTCGTCGGTGTATTCGCAATCGTTCAACCGTCGCGAGCGCGAGATCGCCAGCGGCAAGGGCAGTGCCGCCACCGGCCAGGGAGCACATCAATGA